A genome region from Mesorhizobium sp. B2-1-8 includes the following:
- a CDS encoding type II toxin-antitoxin system ParD family antitoxin — protein MGQVDKRSITLSPELARAVDDVVAAGEYASASEVIRDALRQWKDRRDLMGYTVEELRKLVQEGIDSGLAQDGQPIMERLRAKYLKMAEAKGFQE, from the coding sequence ATGGGTCAGGTCGACAAACGCAGCATCACGCTTTCGCCAGAACTGGCGCGGGCGGTCGACGATGTGGTCGCGGCAGGAGAATACGCCTCGGCGAGCGAGGTGATCCGCGACGCATTGAGGCAATGGAAAGACCGCCGCGACCTGATGGGCTACACGGTCGAGGAACTGCGCAAGCTGGTGCAGGAGGGGATCGACAGCGGGCTTGCGCAAGACGGCCAGCCAATCATGGAACGATTGCGCGCGAAATACCTGAAGATGGCCGAGGCCAAAGGCTTTCAGGAGTGA
- a CDS encoding type II toxin-antitoxin system RelE/ParE family toxin gives MKYRLLPQATVDLESIGDYIASHDPRAAVRLVDALERRWDLLTLHPFSGAPRDDIAPGIRHLIVGEYVTLYRVGGDAIEILRVLHGRRNIEADDLGS, from the coding sequence GTGAAATACCGACTGCTTCCTCAAGCCACCGTCGATCTCGAAAGCATTGGCGACTACATTGCCAGCCATGACCCGCGCGCTGCTGTTCGCCTCGTAGATGCGCTGGAAAGACGTTGGGATTTGCTGACCTTGCATCCTTTTTCAGGTGCGCCACGCGACGACATAGCGCCGGGTATCCGCCATCTGATTGTCGGCGAATATGTCACCTTGTACCGGGTCGGCGGTGATGCGATCGAAATTCTTCGCGTGCTGCATGGTCGCCGCAACATCGAAGCCGATGACCTCGGCTCGTAA